One genomic region from Zalophus californianus isolate mZalCal1 chromosome 12, mZalCal1.pri.v2, whole genome shotgun sequence encodes:
- the ASNS gene encoding asparagine synthetase [glutamine-hydrolyzing] isoform X1 encodes MCGIWALFGSDDCLSVQCLSAMKIAHRGPDAFRFENVNGYTNCCFGFHRLAVVDQLFGMQPIRVKKYPYLWLCYNGEIYNHKKMQQHFEFEYQTKVDGEIILHLYDKGGIEQTVCMLDGVFAFILLDTANKKVFLGRDTYGVRPLFKAMTEDGFLAVCSEAKGLVNLKHSTTPFLKVEPFLPGHYEVLDLKPNGKVASVEMVKYHHCRDEPLHALYDNVEKLFPGFEIETVKNNLRILFDNAIKKRLMTDRRIGCLLSGGLDSSLVAATLLKQLKEAHVQYPLQTFAIGMEDSTDLLAARKVANHIGSEHHEVLFNSEEGIQVLDEVIFSLETYDITTVRASVGMYLVSKYIRKNTDSVVIFSGEGSDELTQGYIYFHKAPSPEKAEEESERLLKELYLFDVLRADRTTAAHGLELRVPFLDHRFSSYYLSLPPDMRTPKNGIEKHLLRETFEDSNLIPKDILWRPKEAFSDGITSVKNSWFRILQEYIEHQVDDAMMAAAAQKFPFNTPKTKEGYYYRQIFERHYPGRADWLTHYWMPRWINATDPSARTLAHYKAAAKA; translated from the exons ATGTGCGGGATTTGGGCCCTCTTTGGTAGTGATGACTGCCTTTCAGTGCAGTGTCTGAGTGCTATGAAGATTGCACACAGGGGTCCAGATGCATTTCGTTTTGAGAATGTCAATGGATACACCAACTGCTGCTTTGGATTTCATCGGTTGGCAGTGGTTGACCAGCTGTTTGGAATGCAGCCAATTCGAGTAAAGAAATATCCTTATTTGTGGCTCTGTTACAACGGTGAAATCTACAACCACAAgaag atgcaacAACATTTTGAATTTGAATACCAGACCAAAGTGGATGGTGAGATAATCCTTCATCTATATGACAAAGGAGGAATCGAGCAAACAGTTTGTATGTTGGATGGggtatttgcatttattttactgGATACTGCCAATAAGAAAGTGTTCCTGGGCAGAGATACTTATGGAGTCAGGCCTTTGTTTAAAGCCATGACGGAAGATGGATTTTTGGCCGTGTGTTCAGAAGCTAAAG GTCTTGTTAATCTGAAGCACTCCACgactccttttttaaaagtggagCCATTTCTCCCAGGACACTATGAAGTTTTGGATTTAAAGCCAAATGGCAAAGTGGCCTCTGTGGAAATGGTCAAATATCATCACTGTAGAGATGAGCCTCTGCATGCCCTCTACGACAATGTGGAGAAACTGTTTCCAG GTTTTGAGATAGAAACTGTGAAGAACAACCTCCGGATCCTTTTTGATAATGCCATTAAGAAACGCTTAATGACAGACAGAAGGATTGGCTGCCTTTTATCAG GGGGCTTAGATTCCAGTTTGGTTGCCGCCACCCTGTTAAAGCAGCTAAAAGAGGCCCATGTCCAGTACCCTCTCCAGACATTTGCAATTGGCATGGAAGATAGTACTGATTTACTAGCTGCTAGAAAG GTGGCAAATCACATTGGGAGTGAACACCATGAAGTCCTCTTTAATTCTGAGGAAGGCATTCAGGTCTTGGATGAAGTCATATTTTCCTTGGAAACTTACGATATTACAACAGTTCGTGCTTCAGTAG GTATGTACTTAGTTTCCAAGTACATTCGGAAGAACACAGATAGCGTGGTGATCTTCTCCGGAGAAGGCTCAGATGAGCTGACGCAGGGTTACATATATTTTCACAAG GCTCCTTCTCCTGAAAAAGCCGAGGAGGAGAGTGAGAGGCTTCTGAAGGAACTCTACTTGTTCGATGTGCTCCGGGCAGATCGCACCACTGCTGCCCACGG CCTTGAATTGAGAGTCCCCTTCCTGGATCATAGATTTTCTTCCTATTACTTGTCTCTGCCCCCAGATATGAGAACTCCCAAG AATGGGATAGAAAAACATCTCCTGAGAGAGACCTTTGAGGACTCCAACCTGATACCTAAAGACATTCTCTGGCGGCCAAAAGAAGCCTTCAGTGATGGAATAACCTCAGTTAAGAATTCCTGGTTTAGGATTTTACAGGAATATATTGAACATCAG GTTGATGATGCAATGATGGCAGCAGCGGCCCAAAAATTTCCCTTCAACACTCCTAAAACTAAAGAGGGCTATTACTACCGTCAAATCTTTGAACGCCACTACCCGGGCCGGGCTGACTGGCTGACCCATTACTGGATGCCGAGGTGGATCAACGCCACTGACCCTTCAGCCCGCACTCTGGCCCATTACAAGGCCGCTGCCAAAGCCTAG
- the ASNS gene encoding asparagine synthetase [glutamine-hydrolyzing] isoform X2, with amino-acid sequence MQQHFEFEYQTKVDGEIILHLYDKGGIEQTVCMLDGVFAFILLDTANKKVFLGRDTYGVRPLFKAMTEDGFLAVCSEAKGLVNLKHSTTPFLKVEPFLPGHYEVLDLKPNGKVASVEMVKYHHCRDEPLHALYDNVEKLFPGFEIETVKNNLRILFDNAIKKRLMTDRRIGCLLSGGLDSSLVAATLLKQLKEAHVQYPLQTFAIGMEDSTDLLAARKVANHIGSEHHEVLFNSEEGIQVLDEVIFSLETYDITTVRASVGMYLVSKYIRKNTDSVVIFSGEGSDELTQGYIYFHKAPSPEKAEEESERLLKELYLFDVLRADRTTAAHGLELRVPFLDHRFSSYYLSLPPDMRTPKNGIEKHLLRETFEDSNLIPKDILWRPKEAFSDGITSVKNSWFRILQEYIEHQVDDAMMAAAAQKFPFNTPKTKEGYYYRQIFERHYPGRADWLTHYWMPRWINATDPSARTLAHYKAAAKA; translated from the exons atgcaacAACATTTTGAATTTGAATACCAGACCAAAGTGGATGGTGAGATAATCCTTCATCTATATGACAAAGGAGGAATCGAGCAAACAGTTTGTATGTTGGATGGggtatttgcatttattttactgGATACTGCCAATAAGAAAGTGTTCCTGGGCAGAGATACTTATGGAGTCAGGCCTTTGTTTAAAGCCATGACGGAAGATGGATTTTTGGCCGTGTGTTCAGAAGCTAAAG GTCTTGTTAATCTGAAGCACTCCACgactccttttttaaaagtggagCCATTTCTCCCAGGACACTATGAAGTTTTGGATTTAAAGCCAAATGGCAAAGTGGCCTCTGTGGAAATGGTCAAATATCATCACTGTAGAGATGAGCCTCTGCATGCCCTCTACGACAATGTGGAGAAACTGTTTCCAG GTTTTGAGATAGAAACTGTGAAGAACAACCTCCGGATCCTTTTTGATAATGCCATTAAGAAACGCTTAATGACAGACAGAAGGATTGGCTGCCTTTTATCAG GGGGCTTAGATTCCAGTTTGGTTGCCGCCACCCTGTTAAAGCAGCTAAAAGAGGCCCATGTCCAGTACCCTCTCCAGACATTTGCAATTGGCATGGAAGATAGTACTGATTTACTAGCTGCTAGAAAG GTGGCAAATCACATTGGGAGTGAACACCATGAAGTCCTCTTTAATTCTGAGGAAGGCATTCAGGTCTTGGATGAAGTCATATTTTCCTTGGAAACTTACGATATTACAACAGTTCGTGCTTCAGTAG GTATGTACTTAGTTTCCAAGTACATTCGGAAGAACACAGATAGCGTGGTGATCTTCTCCGGAGAAGGCTCAGATGAGCTGACGCAGGGTTACATATATTTTCACAAG GCTCCTTCTCCTGAAAAAGCCGAGGAGGAGAGTGAGAGGCTTCTGAAGGAACTCTACTTGTTCGATGTGCTCCGGGCAGATCGCACCACTGCTGCCCACGG CCTTGAATTGAGAGTCCCCTTCCTGGATCATAGATTTTCTTCCTATTACTTGTCTCTGCCCCCAGATATGAGAACTCCCAAG AATGGGATAGAAAAACATCTCCTGAGAGAGACCTTTGAGGACTCCAACCTGATACCTAAAGACATTCTCTGGCGGCCAAAAGAAGCCTTCAGTGATGGAATAACCTCAGTTAAGAATTCCTGGTTTAGGATTTTACAGGAATATATTGAACATCAG GTTGATGATGCAATGATGGCAGCAGCGGCCCAAAAATTTCCCTTCAACACTCCTAAAACTAAAGAGGGCTATTACTACCGTCAAATCTTTGAACGCCACTACCCGGGCCGGGCTGACTGGCTGACCCATTACTGGATGCCGAGGTGGATCAACGCCACTGACCCTTCAGCCCGCACTCTGGCCCATTACAAGGCCGCTGCCAAAGCCTAG